The following proteins are co-located in the Vicinamibacteria bacterium genome:
- a CDS encoding TetR family transcriptional regulator C-terminal domain-containing protein, producing KPAEYIKQRVGECENALDKLTAYIEANFEFMEANRDNYVALVDLWGRRGSTEDHNHFNAEVYEPSRRYLSHILEEGMASGEFRPLPIDATASLVQAVIDGVMLQWVFDEKAIDLRVAGTQVVEMLAQHAKNRSKEKEP from the coding sequence GCAAGCCCGCCGAGTACATCAAGCAGCGGGTCGGCGAGTGCGAGAACGCGCTCGACAAGCTGACAGCCTACATCGAGGCCAATTTCGAGTTCATGGAAGCCAACCGCGATAACTATGTGGCGCTCGTGGATCTCTGGGGCCGACGCGGGAGCACCGAAGATCACAACCACTTCAATGCCGAAGTCTACGAGCCCTCCCGTCGCTACCTCTCCCACATATTAGAAGAGGGCATGGCCAGCGGAGAGTTTCGCCCGCTTCCGATTGACGCGACCGCTTCTCTCGTTCAAGCCGTCATCGACGGCGTGATGCTGCAATGGGTCTTCGACGAAAAGGCGATCGATTTGCGCGTGGCCGGCACCCAAGTGGTGGAAATGCTGGCACAGCACGCGAAGAACCGATCGAAGGAGAAAGAGCCATGA